One genomic segment of Lytechinus pictus isolate F3 Inbred chromosome 18, Lp3.0, whole genome shotgun sequence includes these proteins:
- the LOC129281899 gene encoding CCR4-NOT transcription complex subunit 6-like: protein MLNNNQLRLLPYELGRLIITLQVLGLKGNPLASDVMGIYNEPKGTHKLLSYMLDHIHPPGTLPPARPWIHVSHPNRNKPSAIFSVMSYNVLCDKYATKQIYAYCPTWALEWEYRRKGIMDEILGASSDIICLQEVETEQYYNFFSPTLKQHGYDSVFSPKSRAKTMSEEDRKYVDGCAIFFRTSKFALVKEHLVEFNQLAMANAEGSEDMLNRVMTKDNIGLAALLETREGCYEGSAFQQEVSNARQQLLVANVHIHWDPEFSDVKLIQTMMLMNELKKIIEEESVSFRPGGGGGAGGSGGGSGGGGGGGGSSQSTSGTIPLVMCGDLNSLPDSGVVEYLEMGKISVRHPDFKDLNYKVLRNFSSNSETNGHISHSFQLKRVYQNNPMRFTNYTFDFKGIIDYIFFSRQAMSVLGLLGPMDFEWIDTSKVHGCPNASIPSDHFSLLTEFEMPLSSAPSSPPSSTLYHPTPNYPLARR from the exons ATGCTGAACAACAACCAGCTGCGGTTGTTACCCTATGAGCTAGGGCGGCTCATCATCACCCTCCAGGTGCTAGGTCTGAAGGGAAATCCCCTTGCCTCAGATGTCATGGGTATCTACAATGAACCCAAAGGAACCCACAAGCTTCTCTCCTACATGTTGGACCACATACATC CCCCAGGCACATTGCCCCCAGCAAGGCCTTGGATACATGTATCGCATCCAAACAGAAATAAACCTTCAG CCATATTCTCTGTGATGAGCTACAACGTTCTCTGCGACAAGTACGCAACCAAGCAGATCTATGCCTACTGCCCTACGTGGGCGCTGGAGTGGGAGTATAGAAGAAAAGGGATCATGGACGAGATCCTTGGTGCAAGTTCAGACATCATATGCCTCCAG GAAGTCGAAACGGAACAGTATTACAATTTCTTCAGCCCAACCCTCAAGCAGCACGGCTACGACAGTGTCTTCAGCCCGAAGTCCAGGGCTAAGACCATGTCAGAGGAGGACAGAAAATACGTTGATGGCTGTGCCATATTCTTCAGGACCAGCAA ATTTGCGTTAGTCAAAGAACACCTTGTTGAATTCAACCAGCTCGCGATGGCAAACGCTGAAGGGTCAGAGGACATGCTTAACAGGGTGATGACGAAAGACAATATTGGGTTGGCAGCGCTTCTAGAAACGAGAGAGGGATGCTATGAAGGTTCAG CGTTTCAACAGGAAGTCTCTAATGCCAGGCAGCAGCTCCTGGTAGCAAATGTCCACATCCACTGGGACCCCGAGTTCAGTGACGTCAAACTGATCCAGACCATGATGCTCATGAACGAACTCAAGAAGATCATAGAGGAGGAGTCGGTTAGCTTCAGACCGGGAGGAGGGGGTGGAGCCGGTGGTAGCGGAGGGGGTAGTGGAggaggaggtggtggtggtggtagcaGCCAGAGTACTTCAGGGACCATTCCATTAGTGATGTGCGGGGATCTCAACTCCTTGCCCGACTCTG GTGTTGTTGAGTACCTTGAGATGGGAAAAATCTCCGTCCGCCATCCTGACTTCAAAGACCTCAACTACAAGGTCCTCCGCAACTTCTCCTCCAACTCGGAGACCAACGGGCACATTTCACATTCGTTCCAGCTGAAGCGGGTCTACCAGAACAACCCCATGCGCTTCACCAATTACACCTTTGATTTCAAGGGCATCATTGATTATATCTTCTTTTCGAGGCAGGCCATGTCTGTCCTGGGCCTCCTTGGTCCAATGGACTTTGAATGGATCGACACAAGCAAGGTCCACGGCTGCCCCAACGCCAGCATACCCTCAGATCACTTCTCACTCCTCACCGAATTCGAGATGCCACTCTCCTCAGCGCCGTCGTCACCCCCATCGTCGACGCTCTACCATCCAACGCCGAACTACCCCCTCGCGAGGCGGTAG